The following DNA comes from Petrotoga sp. 9PW.55.5.1.
CCTTCAAGGAAGGGGAATAGAACCGACTACCCCGTCTGCAGCATAAAACGTTGCATCCACCCCTTCGAGGAAGGGGAATAGAAATGACTACCCCGTCTGCAGCATAAAACGTTGCCATTAAACCAATTGACATGGGGCAGCTAAAATATAAGACGGATTTTTATTTTTCTTAAATTTGTTTTTTAGATATGAAAAACAAAAGGTCGTTCAAGTATTAAACAAAATTAAAAGAACTCTCTAATATCTTTAAATACTTTTATAATTGCATTTATTATGACAAAAAATTCTAAACGTCCAAGATACATCCCTAAAGTTTGTGTCCAAATAACCCCTAATGGGGCTTGTCCAGAAGTAATTCCTACTGATAGTCCTACTGCTGATAAAGTTGAGGCATATTCAAAAAGAGCTTCATGTAGAGGATATCCGTAAGCTAATAAAACAAAAACTCCAATAAAATAAGTAATAAAGTACATAGTAAATACTACTATCACATTTTTTATAGATTGCAAATCTATTTTTTTTCTTGAAACACCTTTGTAGACTTCAATATAAAAGGTGGAGCCTGATGGCTTGAAAAAGTCCTTTATTTGGTCTAATATGAGTTTAAAAGCAATATAAACCCTGAAAAGTTTAAGTCCACCTGATGTTGAATCCATCATACCTCCAAGTATCATCAATATAGTAATAATTAATAACCCCAAAAAATTCCATGAAGCAAAAGATACGGTCGAAAAGCCAGTTCCTGTTAAGGCTGATATAGTTTGAAATGCAGCATGAACAATTCCTTGACCGGCGTTATAAATCTGGTAAGTGGTAAAACTAAAAACTAAGACGAATGAAATGATCAAAATAAAAAGCATAGTTTTTGGTTCTGGGTTTTTTAAAAATGGTTCTGATTTTATCTTTTCTCTTAACTCTAAAGAACTAATCTTGCCTGATTTGTAATCTTTTCTGTTTCTTATAAAATTTCTAACCATGATAATAGCCGCATAGTGAACCCCGAATCCTGTTCCACCGATAATCATTAATACCATGATTATTATTTCAACTTGTAAACTACCAAAACTACCGATACTAAAATTCCTGGTAGAGAATCCTCCCGTTGCAAGACCGGTTAAAGTATGATTAAAAGCATCAAAAAAAGATAGTTTTCCTATCAACATTAAGAGTATAACCCCTATTAATGCCCATGCCAAATATATTCTAAGTATAATTTTGGCTGATTCCCTTAAGTTAGGGACTAAATTATCTGATCTCCCTTCAGCCTGGTATATTCCTACTCCCATCGCACCAACCACAATTACGGTTATTATTGCAAAGCCTGCACCCCCAACAAATTGCATGACTGACCGCCATATTAATACCGTTCTTGGTAATGATTCAACATCTGAAAACATAGATAATCCTGTAGTCGTCCATCCACTTGTTGATTCAAAGACAGCTTGAGAAAAATTTAACAGTCCAGAAAAAATAAAAGGGAACGAAGACAAAAAAATTGCTAAAGTCCAAACGAAAAAAACGGTAACTACGGCATCTTGAGTATTTAATTCTTTTTTTCTTTCTCCTTTCCCAAAAAATCTAAAAACAAATGCAATTGTAAAAGTAATTAAGCTACTGCTTAGAAAAGGCAAAAAATCCTTAGGAGTGTCATAAATAAATGCAGTTAATCCTACTATTAAAATCAAAACGCCCAAACCAATAATAATA
Coding sequences within:
- a CDS encoding TrkH family potassium uptake protein, which translates into the protein MPSYKYFLKLRYKTIFRNTGSIIIGLGVLILIVGLTAFIYDTPKDFLPFLSSSLITFTIAFVFRFFGKGERKKELNTQDAVVTVFFVWTLAIFLSSFPFIFSGLLNFSQAVFESTSGWTTTGLSMFSDVESLPRTVLIWRSVMQFVGGAGFAIITVIVVGAMGVGIYQAEGRSDNLVPNLRESAKIILRIYLAWALIGVILLMLIGKLSFFDAFNHTLTGLATGGFSTRNFSIGSFGSLQVEIIIMVLMIIGGTGFGVHYAAIIMVRNFIRNRKDYKSGKISSLELREKIKSEPFLKNPEPKTMLFILIISFVLVFSFTTYQIYNAGQGIVHAAFQTISALTGTGFSTVSFASWNFLGLLIITILMILGGMMDSTSGGLKLFRVYIAFKLILDQIKDFFKPSGSTFYIEVYKGVSRKKIDLQSIKNVIVVFTMYFITYFIGVFVLLAYGYPLHEALFEYASTLSAVGLSVGITSGQAPLGVIWTQTLGMYLGRLEFFVIINAIIKVFKDIREFF